One window of Aerococcus tenax genomic DNA carries:
- a CDS encoding FAD-dependent oxidoreductase yields MKYAIVGTSHAGYEAAQTILEAQPDAEINLYEAGSTASFLSCGIQSYLEGESESLDDLHYANEASYKEQGINIMVNTEVVSFDGDAKTVTVKTPEGERTDDYDKLILSPGAIPTPLPVDGVDAENVFYLRGRDWAQKVHDRMKDAKKVVVVGGGYIGIEAAEAYALAGIDTTVIDFQDRILPTYLDEEFTDILTKNAESHGLTFHGGEGVQSFETKEGKVSAVVTDKNTYEADTVIVSIGIKPNTKWLEGLVDMDQKGFIEVNEKHETSVKDVYAAGDATLVPFSPTGKKVSYALASTARRQGIVAAKNALGEEATIRPVSGTSGLHLFDYEFSTSGIKDSNADWYDGEVDSKYVTARLRPTFFTELNDDNNTVYMQINFDKESHVVLGAQFMSKGSVGELGNIMSVVIDHKMTLEELEAQDFFFQPEFDGPWHPINVLAMQALGRTYGSDKMLFM; encoded by the coding sequence ATGAAATACGCTATTGTTGGTACATCGCATGCTGGTTATGAAGCCGCTCAAACCATTCTTGAAGCGCAACCAGATGCAGAAATTAATTTATATGAAGCAGGTTCAACCGCTTCCTTCCTATCTTGTGGGATACAATCCTACTTAGAAGGTGAATCTGAATCATTAGATGACTTACATTACGCTAATGAAGCTTCATACAAAGAACAAGGCATTAATATCATGGTTAATACCGAAGTCGTTTCCTTTGATGGCGACGCTAAGACGGTTACCGTTAAAACCCCAGAAGGTGAACGGACAGATGACTATGACAAGTTAATCCTCTCCCCTGGTGCCATCCCAACCCCTCTACCTGTTGACGGCGTTGACGCTGAAAATGTCTTTTATCTCCGTGGTCGTGACTGGGCACAAAAAGTTCATGACCGTATGAAAGACGCTAAGAAAGTCGTTGTTGTCGGTGGTGGTTACATTGGGATTGAAGCGGCTGAAGCTTACGCCCTAGCAGGAATTGACACCACAGTCATTGACTTCCAAGACCGCATCTTACCCACCTACTTAGATGAAGAATTTACTGATATCTTAACCAAGAATGCTGAATCCCACGGTTTAACTTTCCATGGTGGTGAAGGGGTTCAATCCTTCGAAACTAAGGAAGGTAAAGTCAGTGCAGTCGTTACTGACAAGAATACATATGAAGCTGACACCGTAATTGTTTCTATCGGTATCAAACCTAATACCAAATGGTTAGAAGGTTTAGTTGATATGGACCAAAAAGGATTTATTGAAGTCAATGAAAAGCATGAAACTTCAGTAAAAGACGTTTACGCTGCTGGGGATGCTACCCTAGTACCATTTAGCCCAACAGGGAAGAAAGTTTCCTATGCTTTAGCTTCTACCGCTCGTCGCCAAGGCATTGTCGCAGCTAAAAATGCTTTAGGTGAAGAAGCAACCATTCGTCCAGTCTCAGGGACTTCTGGTCTTCACTTATTCGACTATGAATTCTCTACTTCAGGAATCAAAGATTCTAATGCCGACTGGTATGATGGTGAAGTGGACAGTAAGTATGTCACCGCTCGCTTACGCCCAACCTTCTTTACTGAATTAAATGACGACAATAACACCGTCTACATGCAAATCAACTTTGACAAAGAGTCTCATGTTGTGCTTGGTGCCCAATTTATGTCAAAAGGCAGTGTTGGCGAATTAGGTAACATTATGTCAGTTGTCATTGATCATAAGATGACTTTAGAAGAACTTGAAGCCCAAGACTTCTTCTTCCAACCAGAATTTGATGGCCCATGGCATCCAATCAACGTCTTAGCAATGCAAGCTTTAGGACGTACCTACGGATCCGATAAAATGTTATTTATGTAA
- the ypfJ gene encoding KPN_02809 family neutral zinc metallopeptidase: protein MKWEDLRRSRNVEDRRGQSTGPRRSSGGLGNLLSLLFLTRGAPRWLIILILAFTIFGGGSLLGGGLGNSGSSTGSAPKTEEVSQDGSQQASDQEKEFMSAVLGSTEDFWSQKFADYGKDYEPARLVLYTDHVQTGGCGFGSAQAGPFYCSGDKTVYIDLSFYRELKNRYHAPGDFAMAYVLAHEVGHHIQTELGTMAKYQSAIRRASEEEKNALSVRLELQADYYAGVWAHYAEDQGLLEAGDIDEAMQAANAVGDDTLQKEAYGRVVPDSFTHGSAAQRQAWFQRGYQYGDLEHGDTFNTRLDIEK from the coding sequence ATGAAATGGGAGGATTTACGTCGCAGTCGGAACGTCGAAGATCGCAGGGGACAGTCGACTGGTCCCAGACGGTCGAGTGGTGGCTTAGGAAACTTACTGAGTCTCTTATTCTTAACCCGAGGCGCCCCGCGTTGGCTGATTATCTTGATTTTGGCCTTTACTATTTTTGGTGGTGGCTCCCTCTTAGGGGGCGGATTGGGTAATAGTGGCAGTTCCACCGGTTCAGCCCCCAAAACAGAAGAAGTTAGTCAGGATGGAAGTCAGCAGGCAAGTGATCAAGAAAAAGAATTCATGTCTGCGGTTTTAGGAAGTACCGAGGATTTTTGGAGTCAGAAATTTGCTGATTATGGTAAAGACTATGAACCAGCGCGTTTGGTACTCTATACTGACCATGTCCAAACTGGGGGCTGTGGCTTTGGTAGCGCTCAGGCTGGACCCTTTTATTGTTCAGGAGATAAAACCGTTTATATCGATTTGTCCTTCTATCGGGAATTAAAGAATCGTTACCATGCTCCAGGCGATTTTGCTATGGCTTACGTCTTGGCCCATGAAGTTGGCCACCACATTCAAACCGAGCTAGGGACCATGGCAAAATATCAATCTGCCATCCGTCGGGCTAGTGAAGAGGAGAAGAATGCTTTATCTGTTCGTTTAGAACTTCAAGCAGATTATTACGCTGGTGTTTGGGCCCATTATGCTGAAGACCAAGGCTTACTCGAAGCGGGAGATATCGATGAGGCCATGCAAGCGGCCAATGCGGTGGGGGATGATACCCTACAAAAAGAAGCTTACGGGCGGGTAGTTCCAGATAGTTTCACTCACGGATCAGCTGCTCAGCGGCAAGCTTGGTTCCAAAGAGGTTATCAATACGGAGACTTAGAACATGGAGATACATTTAATACACGATTAGATATCGAGAAATAA
- a CDS encoding cation-translocating P-type ATPase, which yields MVETRDKSNFFVQEVDQVENTLQTSRQSGLSSSEAKSRLEKNGPNEIQEGENRTTLQKFFDQFKDAMIIILLIAAALSVVLEGVEGMVDAIIILAVVLINAVLGVIQENKAEDAIASLKDMSSPQAHVIRDGDSIKIDSREIVVGDIVVLEAGDVVPADLRLTEVNSLQIEEAALTGESVPVTKSLETVPEDAALGDRLNMAFSSTNVTYGRGQGIVVATAMDTEVGHIATMIEESDEKLTPLKEDMNDLTKFLTWAIVIIAVLIFVIGLFMETYDWVEMLLVSISIAVAALPEGLPAISTIILALGTQKMADRNALVRKLPAVETLGGTEVICSDKTGTLTQNKMTIEKVYYNGELHDASDQIDFKEPVFKVMVMDNDSTLTNNGDLSGDPTETAMIQFALDKDFDVKALLNEQPRLGEIPFDSERKMSTTVHPTAPDHQDRGQFTVMTKGAPDVLIANCDYYYDNGEIKEMTEDYRQKLLDANDSMARQALRVLAMAFKFLDQEADEYTSEEHERGLIYAGMVGEIDPERPEAKASIATAKDAGIRTVMITGDHQITAAAIAERLGIIDDSNDESAVTTGAYLDTISDEELADKVEQFSVYARVAPEHKVRIVKAWQSKTHNKVVAMTGDGVNDAPSLKQADIGIGMGITGTEVSKGASDMVLADDNFATIVTAVEEGRKVFANIQKAVQFLLSANLGEVMTLFIATILGWQILEPIHILWINLVTDTFPAIALGLEGPEADVMEHKPRGRKTNLLSGGVLPAIIYQGIYEGGITLFVFWLAKYRLGFELPDAEAMAFLTLSFIQLAHAYNSRSVHKSLFQSNPFANKWLNIATIASAALLLVTVFVPGLNDAFGTVHLVGDPNAPMMWTVVILASLSIIVYVEIVKFILRSTGLAENWEENKKQ from the coding sequence ATGGTAGAAACTCGTGATAAGAGTAATTTCTTTGTTCAAGAAGTTGACCAAGTAGAAAATACTCTACAAACCTCACGGCAAAGTGGGCTAAGCTCATCCGAAGCTAAATCCCGCTTAGAAAAAAATGGTCCTAATGAGATTCAAGAAGGGGAAAACCGGACCACCCTACAAAAATTCTTTGATCAATTCAAAGATGCCATGATTATTATCCTTTTAATTGCAGCAGCCCTATCTGTTGTACTTGAAGGTGTTGAAGGCATGGTGGATGCTATTATTATTTTAGCAGTGGTATTAATTAATGCCGTCTTGGGAGTTATCCAAGAAAACAAGGCAGAAGACGCTATTGCTTCCTTAAAAGATATGTCATCCCCCCAAGCCCATGTTATTCGTGATGGCGACTCGATCAAGATTGACTCACGCGAAATCGTTGTAGGTGATATTGTCGTCTTAGAAGCTGGCGATGTCGTTCCTGCAGACCTGCGCTTAACTGAAGTCAATTCCTTACAAATTGAAGAAGCTGCCCTAACCGGTGAATCTGTACCAGTGACTAAATCACTCGAAACCGTTCCGGAAGACGCCGCTTTAGGTGACCGGTTGAACATGGCCTTCTCATCAACGAATGTCACCTATGGCCGTGGCCAAGGGATCGTGGTGGCGACTGCTATGGATACCGAAGTGGGCCATATCGCAACCATGATTGAAGAATCCGACGAAAAATTAACCCCACTTAAAGAAGACATGAATGACCTGACCAAGTTCTTAACTTGGGCCATTGTTATTATCGCTGTCTTAATTTTCGTGATTGGCCTCTTCATGGAAACTTATGACTGGGTTGAAATGTTACTGGTCTCAATCTCCATTGCTGTTGCTGCCCTACCTGAAGGCTTACCAGCGATTTCAACCATTATTTTAGCCTTAGGTACCCAAAAAATGGCTGACCGCAATGCCCTAGTGAGAAAACTTCCAGCAGTGGAAACCTTAGGAGGAACCGAAGTGATTTGTTCCGATAAGACCGGTACCTTAACCCAAAACAAGATGACCATCGAAAAGGTATACTATAATGGTGAACTCCATGACGCTTCTGACCAAATTGATTTCAAGGAACCAGTCTTTAAGGTAATGGTCATGGATAATGACTCCACCCTAACCAACAATGGCGATCTTTCTGGTGACCCAACCGAAACCGCTATGATTCAATTTGCTCTCGATAAGGACTTTGATGTCAAAGCATTACTAAATGAACAACCCCGGCTTGGTGAAATTCCATTCGATTCAGAACGGAAAATGTCAACCACCGTCCATCCAACTGCACCTGACCACCAAGATAGAGGTCAATTTACAGTGATGACAAAAGGGGCTCCTGATGTCTTGATTGCTAACTGTGATTATTACTATGACAATGGCGAAATTAAAGAAATGACGGAAGACTACCGTCAAAAACTCTTAGACGCTAACGACAGTATGGCTCGTCAAGCACTTCGGGTTTTAGCGATGGCCTTTAAGTTCTTAGACCAAGAAGCTGATGAATATACTAGCGAAGAGCATGAACGTGGCTTGATTTACGCTGGTATGGTCGGAGAAATTGACCCTGAACGTCCAGAAGCCAAAGCTTCCATCGCTACTGCTAAGGATGCAGGTATCCGGACCGTGATGATTACTGGTGACCACCAAATTACGGCTGCAGCCATTGCTGAACGTTTAGGAATTATTGACGACAGCAATGATGAGAGTGCTGTAACTACCGGAGCTTACTTGGATACCATCTCCGATGAAGAGTTAGCCGATAAAGTGGAACAATTCTCTGTTTACGCCCGGGTAGCTCCTGAACATAAGGTACGAATTGTTAAAGCCTGGCAATCAAAAACCCATAATAAAGTCGTTGCCATGACCGGTGATGGGGTTAACGATGCGCCTTCCTTAAAACAAGCCGATATCGGTATTGGTATGGGGATCACAGGAACTGAAGTGTCTAAAGGGGCTTCGGACATGGTCCTGGCCGATGACAACTTTGCAACCATTGTTACCGCTGTTGAAGAAGGACGTAAGGTCTTTGCCAACATTCAAAAAGCGGTTCAATTCCTCCTATCAGCAAACTTAGGAGAGGTGATGACCCTCTTCATCGCTACTATCCTAGGCTGGCAAATTCTAGAACCTATCCATATCTTATGGATTAACTTAGTGACCGATACTTTCCCAGCTATTGCCCTAGGTCTTGAAGGTCCTGAAGCTGACGTGATGGAACATAAACCAAGAGGACGTAAGACTAACCTCTTGTCCGGTGGTGTTTTACCAGCCATTATCTACCAAGGGATTTACGAAGGTGGAATTACTCTCTTTGTCTTCTGGCTAGCTAAATATCGTCTGGGCTTTGAATTACCAGATGCAGAAGCCATGGCATTCTTAACCTTGTCGTTCATCCAATTAGCCCATGCCTACAACAGTCGTTCCGTTCACAAATCACTATTCCAAAGCAATCCATTTGCTAATAAGTGGTTAAACATTGCGACGATTGCATCGGCTGCCCTCCTCCTTGTTACAGTCTTTGTTCCAGGCCTAAATGATGCCTTCGGAACCGTGCATTTGGTTGGTGATCCTAATGCGCCAATGATGTGGACAGTAGTCATTCTCGCTTCACTTTCCATTATTGTTTACGTAGAAATTGTGAAATTCATTCTACGTTCCACTGGACTAGCAGAGAATTGGGAAGAGAATAAAAAACAATAA